In Acidimicrobiales bacterium, the following are encoded in one genomic region:
- a CDS encoding cytochrome c oxidase assembly protein, protein MGWVVVLGTAAGYVFLLRSWGRAERSKAGPGRLQGETATRRQRASFGAGLFILLIALCWPLADLADSSLLARMAQRSLLLLVAPPLLLLGLPRWLVDRLTRPALVDSVLGFLTRPVVATVLFNAAVTASFLAPAINGQARSGAIAAGINLGLLAVATIMWMPALRTIPGERYLSTGGRAGYLMAQAILPSFPALVFIFAQHPLYSVYAHAPTTVGLSPLLDQQVAGALAKVAGLGILLGAAGFFVLRWHQAEEAGSDPDPLLWDDVERELRRLERRSRRTDSPN, encoded by the coding sequence GTGGGGTGGGTCGTTGTCCTGGGCACCGCCGCGGGGTACGTCTTTCTCCTTCGCTCTTGGGGGAGGGCCGAGCGGTCGAAGGCCGGACCCGGTCGTCTGCAGGGAGAGACCGCCACCCGCCGCCAGCGAGCGAGCTTCGGGGCCGGTCTCTTCATCCTGCTGATCGCCCTGTGCTGGCCGCTCGCCGACCTCGCCGACTCCTCCCTGCTCGCCCGGATGGCCCAGCGCAGCCTCCTGCTCCTGGTGGCGCCGCCCCTACTCCTGCTGGGGCTCCCCCGCTGGCTCGTCGACCGGCTGACCAGGCCCGCGCTCGTCGACAGCGTGCTCGGGTTCCTCACCCGGCCGGTCGTCGCCACCGTGCTGTTCAACGCGGCCGTGACGGCCTCGTTCCTCGCCCCGGCCATCAATGGACAAGCCCGGTCGGGCGCCATCGCCGCCGGGATCAACCTCGGCCTGCTCGCTGTGGCGACGATCATGTGGATGCCTGCGCTGCGAACCATCCCCGGCGAGCGTTACCTGTCCACGGGCGGCCGCGCCGGCTACCTCATGGCCCAGGCCATCCTGCCCAGCTTCCCGGCCCTGGTGTTCATCTTCGCCCAGCACCCCCTCTACTCGGTCTACGCCCACGCTCCGACGACCGTGGGCCTGTCGCCGCTGCTCGACCAGCAGGTGGCCGGGGCGCTGGCCAAGGTGGCGGGGCTGGGCATACTCCTCGGGGCTGCCGGCTTCTTCGTGCTGCGCTGGCACCAGGCCGAGGAGGCGGGATCCGATCCCGATCCCCTCCTCTGGGACGACGTCGAGCGCGAGCTGCGCCGCCTCGAGCGTCGATCCCGTCGAACCGACTCACCGAACTGA
- a CDS encoding alpha-ketoglutarate-dependent dioxygenase AlkB yields MNLVWQPTLLDAASGPDVDASFSGLVRVELDDTSWVDHAPGWVAGSDELLSQLVATTDWGQRSRWMYERRVAEPRLTAAWSLSSGEPLEPPVLDDMRRVLSARYGVSLDSMGLNLYRDGRDSVAWHGDRIAREIAEPIVALVSLGHPRRFLARPRGGGRSRPFELGRGDLLVTGGGFQRRWEHSVPKVAAAGARVSIAFRHGADLPAYK; encoded by the coding sequence ATGAACCTCGTCTGGCAACCGACGCTGCTCGACGCGGCGTCGGGGCCGGACGTGGACGCGTCGTTCTCGGGTCTCGTGCGTGTGGAGCTCGACGACACCTCCTGGGTCGACCACGCCCCCGGGTGGGTGGCGGGCTCCGACGAGCTGCTCAGCCAGCTGGTCGCAACCACCGACTGGGGCCAGCGGTCGCGCTGGATGTACGAGCGGCGGGTGGCCGAGCCGCGCCTCACCGCGGCGTGGAGCCTCTCGTCCGGTGAACCCCTCGAACCGCCCGTCCTCGATGACATGCGGCGAGTCCTGTCGGCGCGCTACGGCGTGTCGCTCGACTCGATGGGCCTCAATCTGTACCGGGACGGGCGCGACAGCGTGGCCTGGCACGGCGACCGGATCGCCCGTGAGATCGCCGAGCCGATCGTCGCCCTGGTGTCGTTGGGCCATCCTCGACGGTTCCTGGCCCGGCCCCGAGGCGGCGGACGGTCGCGCCCGTTCGAGCTTGGTCGCGGTGACCTGCTGGTGACGGGCGGCGGGTTCCAGCGGCGCTGGGAGCACAGCGTTCCCAAGGTGGCCGCCGCCGGGGCCCGCGTCAGCATCGCCTTCCGCCACGGCGCCGACCTTCCGGCCTACAAGTGA